The Fusarium musae strain F31 chromosome 10, whole genome shotgun sequence DNA window GCCACGAAGCCGTGGATGAGAAGACTCACCATGTTATTCCCGACTCTTCATCTGGTGAACCGCAAATCAAACAACACTACAACACCGTCATCCGCGGGGAATCTGTACTACCTTCAGACGATCTAAATGATAATATTGTTGGTTATGATGGAAGACTTATGGGAGCGCGGACTAGTTTGAGCAGtcagcaggagaagaagttgctgCGACGAATCGACTGGCATCTCATTCCTTTGCTTTCGGTTATGTACATGGTCAAGTCTATTGATGCATCCAATGTGAGTTTGAGAAGTACCTTGGCGGTATATCACTGATTATGTAGGTCTCGAATGCTCGAATTATGGATCGCGGAACACCGAGGAATATCATGACGGAGTTGAACATCTCGGCTGATGATTACAACTTTGTCACTATGGCCTACTACGTATGTGTCAGATGCAAAGACCACGAATAGCACTAATGAAGTGTGTAGATCCCGTATATCCTGGCGGAAACACCCTCGAACCTGCTGGTGAAGCGCCTCAAACCATCAGTTTGGCAAGCAAGAATCATGGTTCGTCTCCATATTCCGTCACCAGACCATTAAGCTGACCGATGCGATAGATATCATGGGGCATCGTCCTCGTTTGTCACGCCGCAGTCAAGAACGCCGCAGGCTTGTATACAGTCCGCGCTTTTCTTGGTCTCTTCGAGGCAGGACTCTGGCCTGGCATGCTTCTGCAGTTATGCTACTGGTATCGCCCCGATGAAATGGCATCGCGCATCGTTCTTGTTACTATCCTTGGTAACTTCAGTGCTGTTGTTAGCGGTGTTCTTGCTTTTGCGTTCAACGGTGTCCATGCGCAGGGCTTGTCGGGATGGAAATGGTGTGCACCCCCACCAACATGTCTCCATGCTAGACTGACTCAAGTTCTAGGCTCATCTTGACAGAGGGAATATTCACTATACTTCTTGGTATATTTGCATATATCTTCATGCCCGACTGTGAGTTCACATCACTGACATAGCGCTGCATACTGACATTGAAAACAGTCCCCGATACAGCTCGTTGGATGtccgaagaagaaaaggcatTCGTCCAAGCTCGACTACCCATCAATGCCCCCAGAGCTGCTGAGAAAGATTTTGATTGGAAAGAGTTCTGGAACACTCTCAAAGATCACAAGCTCTGGCTGTTTCTTCTCTGCTGGGCATTCTATACCATCGGAACGACGGGGCTAAACTTTTATCAGCCGACGGTCATTGCGAACTTGGGATTTACGTAAGTCTCCACAAGAGTGCTTAGAGGCAGGGCAAAAGCTAATCTTGGTTCTTCGTAGTGGTATTGCCGAAGCTCAGCTGCTTAACATCCCCCCAGCCATCTTCGCCTGTGTGCTGACCATAGTATTCGGATGGGTCGCTAACACCGGTCGTTTTCCCTTACCTCTCATCCCACTGAGCTTCATGATAATCATAGAGGCATGCTACGTTGTTCTGTACACTTTCCCCAATACAGGCGGCGTGTATGCAGCTACTGTAATAGCAGGGGGTTTCTCGATAGCTTGGTAAGTCAAACCAAACTCTCTTCAATATCTGCTGACGAAATAGGTACACAATGATGTGGCCATGGAGAGTCCAAACCACAGACGGAGCTACCGGTTCAGCTTTTGCCATCGCGTTTGCCAATAGCTACGGCCAGATTGGAGGAGCAGTTGGATCCCAGTTGTTTAATTCGCGCTTCGCACCTAGGTACACCACGTCGTTTGGAATCGCGATGGGATTTATTGGTATGGCTATTATCATGAATGTTATAACTTGGTCGTTTACTTGGAAAGTGGATGTTGCGACGAGACGGCTTAAGAGGGCGAGGGATGCTGCTGCGAAGAGGAATGAGGCTATTCtggatgatgttgacatTCATGCCAAGACCTAGGCTCTGATATCGACATCGCCGGCTTGACCTTCGGATACGAAAAAGACTTTCAAGAAGTTAGACTATAACCATGCGTTCATTAGCCTTTTTTGTATTCACTCCAATCTCAGTTTCCATCTTTACACAAGACTCTTCTCAAAAACCCGATACTCCGTCGGCCCAGCAAGCAAGTTCACCAAATCAGGATAATCATCCGCAAAATCCCCCAACTTAACAAGCTCATACCCCATCCTCATGTACCACTTCAACAACCTCGCCTTACCCTCATGATGAAACGTCATCGGCACAAGAATCTCCAGCTGCATCGTCGTACACCCTTTTCGTCTACATTCATCTTCCGCAAAAACCACCAATTGTCGCCCTGTACCAGTACCTTGATATTGGGGGTCAAGTGCCAACATTCCGAACTCTCCGAGGGCGGGTGTTATGAGTTTGATGAAAACGCAGCCAATGGGCTCGTCGTTGGGTTGTAGGTAAGCGACAGCAAGCTGGCCGTTGCTTAGAAATTTGGTGATTTCGGCGGTGGAGGTTCGTTGGTATGATGGGACAAAGATATCGGACTCGGCTTTTTTGTAGGCAGTGTTGACGATATCAGTTAGGGTTGAGACGAGAGTTTTGTCCTCCGCATCCGAGGATGGTGGTATCTTCACGATGATTTGTGGCTTGGTCATGTTGTATATCGGTGCTGAATGTAAAGCCTGTCCGGTAAAAGGAGGATCCCAGAGTTTATAAGGCTTCAGTAGTTGTAGTGAGAACTATAATCTCACATGTCAGATTTTGTCTCATGTGAAACAGCGCAGGTGGAGAATTCCGCTTCTTGGGCGGCCCGTGTGATATTACGCTTTTGGGAAATTCCGTACGGCGAGCTTCGTATTGCCAGTTGCTCTATTATGCTTGTGACATCGACCGAGTCCTATCTTTTGACAAGAAAAGACTGTCGCTACATGCTGTGGCCTCTCGCAACCTTTAAGTACCAACGGAAAGATAGACAAGCGGATATACCTAGAAAATcattcaatctcatcatccttcCTTGCACAACAACCAGCATCGGTGGCAATCACGGATCCTTGATCTAAGATGCCTTGGCTTAAAATTTCCGACATAGGTTCAGTCGAGAAACATGGCCAAATGAACAGCCCGAGATGGAAacattttctctttttatgTTTCCTCTCTGGTATGATTGGACCTATCCGACCCAAGGTTTCTGATTTGTCTCTGGCCGACGATCCCTGCTGTTTGGATCGGCATGTCAGCACAGGCACAGTGACCTGAGGACATTTACGTGGTAAATGCTGACCTTCAGTTTGCTCTTACGATATCCGCCATGACAAAATGTCTTCTCTAGACTGGCTCCTTGATCTATGCGCCGTGGCCAAGACATCTGGTAGCGGTATCATCACTGACGATACTCTTGAAAATCAGCTTCCACCAAGCAAAGACCCATGGTATTCCGCGTCCGAGGAATGGGAGTCCAGAAAACCTGGCGATGTTCTTCGCATTCGTTCCGTATTGAACCTGGTCAGAATCTTGGAAGGCTCCGCAGCTGTGTATCATATCCTTTACCGCTCAACAGACTCACAGGATTGTCCATCATGGGCTGTCACCACGCTCTTCATTCCAATTTCACTTTACCAATCTCCATCTGGAAAAGCAGCCATTCTCTCATACCAGTTCGCGTACAACACTTGCAATGTTGATTCCAGCCCGTCATTTGCTTTATCTGGAGTAATGGCGAGAAGTGAACCGAACCTTGGTATCAAATCGAGTACTTCTTTGGTCACTGAGATACTGTCATTTGGGTGGATCGTCAACATCCCGGACTACCTTGGGCCAGACGCTGCATTTGGCGCAAGTGCCCAAGCGGGCCGTGCGACTCTCGACGCGTTACGAGCTGTTCATAATGTTCTCAGTTTGGGGGATAATTATGGGTTCAACGCTGCGATATGGGGATATAGCGGTGGCTCAATCGCTACATTCGTAGCGGCCGAGCTGCAACCATCCTACGCGCCAGAGCTCAAGATCTCAGCAGCTGTTGTCGGCGGACTCGTGGACGACATATCCGCCGCAatggacaagatcaacaagagtCCTATCGCTGGCACTCTGATTGCCCTCTTACTAGGAATCACAGCGCAATGTCCAGCAGAACGGGCTTACCTAGAAAGCCGTCTTATCCCAGAGACGAAAGATGGCTTCATGTCGACCGTGAACACCGAACTCACTCAAAATGTGGCCAAGTACTCCGGACAAGACATTTATGCGTTCTTCAAAGGTGGAGGTGAAGATCTAAGAGCTCCTATTTTGCGAGAGCTCTATCATAAGCAAGCAAAGCTGGGATACAGAGAAACGCCCAAAATGCCCATGTTCCTGTACAAGGCTATACAGGATCAGTTCTGTCTCATTGAGCTCACTGATGCGACGGTTGATAGAATCTGTGAGAAAGGAGCGGAGATCACATTTGAGCGGAATACAGTAGGTAGCCATGTTTCTGAGATTGAGAATGGGAAACCAAGGGCGTTTAGGTTTCTGAAGAGTATCTTTGATGAGTCGTACCAGTCTCCTACATCGAAGCGGAATGTGATGGATGTCACGGTTGATGTTTCCTCACAGAATAAGTGAGCATAGTCAGAACTTGGTCGTTATCTAATCTCATGAAGGAGCAATCCTTCCCTTCTCCATTGGAAGATCAGTACCCCTCCAGACCCTCACATCCTCTCCAGGTTCACATGTTCTTGCAACCCAATTCTCAACTCTTTCAACTCCCCACATAATCGTAAACAGATTGATTAGCATCGGATCAATATCCGATGCCTTTGCACTGAGGAACAGACCCTCACAATCGAGGCTACATATGAAGAGAGGATCTGCTTTCCGACATGCAGCTACCCATGTAAAGCCGCTTTTTGCATCCCATAGGTTCTTATGGGCTGTGAAGTAAATACCGCCATGACACTCAGCCCATTTCTGTTTCAGAGTGAGATATACGCCGATGGTTGAAGTTGCCAATAGCCATATACGACGGATGCTCTCTGACAACACCCAATTGCGCCACTTTCGCGGTAGCGGATCACCGTCGAAGATAGAGTCCAGAACAATGCCGTTAGCGgacgcagcagcagctgagcGATCGCCACCCTCGCATGGCAGGCCAATATCCGGATCACGAAGGGCGGCTTCCCAGAGTTGACGCGTCCATGAGAGAAGGGTCTGTATTTGTTGTTCCGCGCTCGCACGTGCGCCAATAGAAGAGGAGAACAACGCTATCACAAGATGGACGAATAATGCTTGGGTTCGAGCGAGGTGCTCACGAATGTTAAGCGTCACTTCGGAACCGGCGAGGTCTGGGCAATATGTCTTGAGTAACGCCGATGCTTTCGACACCAGCAATTCATCGATCACCGTCTCGTTCGCGGATGTTTTCGAGTTGTGCAGAATGATACAAGTGAACGCATCCTGTATTGATGGGGGTAGCCCAGCATCCGCGTAGAGCTGGTTGTGTATGAACGGGCTGTGAGAGTTGGTGACCCATTCGGTGAAGAACTCGTGGATGCCATGAACGTAGTTCATACAAACAGAGTTTGGGAACGATGGTGTCGTGAAAGGGATGTGTCGAATGGCCCATGCATCAGgtctgaggaagaagtcaaCCGGATCCTTCTGGCTTGGAATTGTCTCACTGCTTGTCGCGGGCGAGTCGTGCGGTATCTCGGCGGCAGGGAGAGCGTCCCAATTGCTCAAACTCGCCGCCCACTGATTGAGGTCAATCAAGCCATTATTTGGTGTCGAGAAAGGTATTTGCATCAGACTCGGCGGTCCAACACTGAGTCTGCTTGCACTCTCTCCGCCATTTTCCGCTCGCGACGCTGACGAGTGCAATCTCTTCCGCTTGGTCGGTGGATATCGGCATTCAACGTCTCGGTCATTGCATCTGCCACAAATAGGTTGAGCTTTGTCACATTTCCGCTTTCCGTTGGTGCACGCGTAACATGCCTTGAGCTTTGTCGCAGAGCCCATTGTGATTATGTTAATGCGGAAAGATTGCGGGTTGTTGGAATTGGCTGCGGGGAGATTTAAGGAGGTCGGATTAACGATAGCGACTTTTGTCAGCGGCTGTGCGGAGATTTTGCGGGTTCTTGGCGGAAGGTCCTCTGAGATAAGCTTATCGATCAGTATGCAAAGCCTTGAAATTTAGCGCAGCCAGGGCATCATGCGGGTTTATGGCGGGCTTCAATCGATTCACCCGCAGACTTCCGACATGTTGAGATTATGTTTATGTTATACTCCTTGCTGCAACACATTGAAGGGGTCCAATGTTTGTACATAATGGATGAGTATCCAACCTCCGTAAGCTGCCAATTCAGATCTCACAATTAATCCACTTACTTCCAATACCCAGTCCCTAGCAGCAGCTTTCCAATATGCCTTCTACAGCAGAAACTAGACCCGAGGAAAACCCCTGGGAGAATGCCGAGGCACCTACCCACGGCAGCAATCTCATAACCAAAGTTCATCGCGAATCATACGAGgcaatctcaccaactcGTCCCGAACTCTCTCAGGCCGGCCATACTGTTCTCGTCGCTGGAGCCTCCACTGGAATTGGCTTTAGCATCGCCGAGTCTTTCGCCGCCGCTTCTGCGACtcgtctcatcatcaccggcCGTCGCCAGGATACTTTGGACAAAGCTGCTGAGAAAATCAAGACAAAGTACCCTAATGTTGAGGTCATCCCGATTAACAATGACTTTGCTAATGAGAATGCCACGCGAGAGTTCTGGAAGAAACTTGGTGACGAGGGTGTCTTCGTTGATGTTCTCGTGTTGAGTGCTGCGAAAATGTGGTTGCCCAACACTAttcttggacttggataTGAGACCTTCAAGGATGGCCTTGGAGTGAACCTTATTGCTCCGTATTTGTGGACGAGCCTGTTTTATAAGCAGCGTGAAATCGACCCTTCACGAAAACTGGTAAGCTTACAAGCCCTCGTGGCAAACGCCCTATCATAATCCTTACGTCGTCCAGGTCCTTGTCAACTTATCCAGCATTGCAATCCATCTAACTCAGCTTTCTGTTCCCATTCCTCTTTACTCAATCACCAAGAGCGctgggacgatgatgatgcagcaCATCGCCATGACTGTACCTTCCAGCGAGATGCAGGTCATCAGTTTCGAGCCGGGACTCCACTACACTGAATCGTTCGAACGTTTCACCGATGAGAACAGTTTCAAGTGGGATGACAGTATGTATTGAATCTCATGAGATGAAACCTACTGACGGATGTGTAGTCAAATTGCCTGGCGATTTTGCTGTCTGGGCAGCGTCTGAAGAAGCCGAATTCCTCCATGGTCGGTTTGTATGGGCAAAGTGggatgtcgatgagctcaagatTGGACCTCTTCggaagaagattgagagtGACGCTTCCCTTTTCAGGGTTGGAGTCAGTGGATATTAAGTCAGGCAAAACGTGGTATCTAACAGTGAAAGTCTTGTTAGAATAACGAACTCTAATTCTACATTGTACCAACGGAACACAATATTGCATCCCAATCCTCTATGTATCCGCCCAAAATTGATTCTTTACCTTACAATTCGGGCAATAACATGAAGAGCTACCACTGCGCCGTCCAATAGTGGTTATCTGAAAGACGGACTTGCAACTTGAGCACTTGTATTCCTTGGCCATGCCCATCCTTTCATGCATGAAGAGAATTATGTCAGCTGCGAGATCAGTGTTTTCACTCAGCGTTTCACGAAACACATCCCGACTCATCAGCGGCCCAATGTTTTTGAAAGCGACCTCCACAGCGACATCCCGTAATCCCCTATCTTCTGGTGGAGTGGTCGTATACGCCAATTCTACTGCAGCTGGGAAGTCATCCGTATACCAATGCCGATCAATGCTGGCACGAAACTTTGTCGCAGAGAGTTTTTTGAGAGCTTCGATCGCATACTTATCAGCGATCTGATAAACCTTGGCATGGAATGACATCTCCGACGAATCATCCTTAGAATCGTAATCGAAACGATAGAAGAAAAGTATCATCGCCTCGACAATAGGAGCATCAAAATCCAGGATGTGAATCTCTCTCCCTAAGCTTTCCTTTTAACTGTTAGATTTGGTTCACTCGCGGGGGAAAGGGTGTTATCAAACCTTCCATGGCCCATCAAGCTGTTTTTTAAAGTACTCGGAGTGGCAGAAGAGAACAAGACTGTGGACAGAAAAGAAACAACCCCCACATCTAATTGTAGCATCGGAAAGGTTTGCATTGTTGAAGTAGCTGTTCTCATGAGTGATGGGTACATCGTGGTGTGGATTTGGGAGCATACTTCTTCAATGAAGCGCCGAAGTCTTCAAAAGCCGGTGACTCCATCTCTGTGCCAGGGGATAGTCGAGTTTGGAGTATACGGGGCGGAATAGATGGCGTGAGTCTCcaaggaaataaaagaaggagaaggagggggCAACGGAGAGGTTCGCTTTCTTATGTCGTGGCATAATGGTAAGCCTCCCGCAGAAACTTCAGCCACAAACTAAGGTTGCTGCGGGGTCTCTGAATAACCGGATATTTCATGTCAATCAGCAATGCAATTCGTTGGAGAGCAAACGAACTATACTTTGTCTGAACAGTATTACCTATTAGCGGTCAGAGATGTACAACTAAAGTGCTAGGTAAGCCCACTAGCAAAACCAAAGTAATATTCTGTGTTACCACAATGCCCATCTAGGACAAGCCCAGCGTCATAGACAACACGATTTGTAATCATCATATCTACATAACGTCCCATATATTGCTCATCCCGGACATATTCAACGGCGCAGCCTTATGCGTTCCAACGACTCGTTACTGATTCTTCGAACTTATCCCACATCCGCTGCGTATCTCTTCCGTCCccttgatcaagatcacCATCTCCTTTGAAATAGTAAAGCCAATTGGGTTTCTCATCCGGCGGTATCGGTTGACAACCGCAGACGGGACAGAAGATTGGCGTTGGTTCTTGATAGTCCAGGATTTGATCACCAGGCGAATGTATCCTCAATTTGAAAGTAGCCTTGCACAATAGACATTTGCAATAGCAATACTTTTCCCAATTCTCTCTTATCAGGCTGATAAGATCGGCTGAGAAATCCCCATTCATCCCCAGGACCTCCTTGAATGACGTCTCTGATATGAGGTACTCAAAGTGTGTCCACGAGCTCTTCACAACGATGTCTCTGAGGCCTCGGTCTCCTGATGGCGTGGTGTTATACACAATGGAGATCGTGTCGGCCAAATTACGCGCGAACCCAGCGTCAACTTCGGCTTCATTAACGACACGCTCGAACTTGTTTATAGCTTGCTTTTTGAGTGTTCCGATGCCGTATTTGTCGCCAATCTGGTATACATGAGCGTGGAAGATCGTAGGGCGTGAATTGGGATGGACGTCGTAGTCGAAAAAGTAAACAAAACGAAGCATAGCCTCGACAATATTTGCATCAAAGTCTTTGATTTCGACGGTTTTGTCCTCACTCTCCTTCATTTGGTCAGCTCTTATTGCCAGTAAGGATAGGGGGACTGACCTTCCACGGCCCAGTCAGCTGCCTCTTGAAGTAGTCAGAGTGACAAAAAAGGACAAGGCTGTGGACTGCAAATTCCTTCCCATCGCATCGAATCACGACATCTGAAAGGCATTTGTTGTTGTAGTATCTAGGTGTGTTAGTAAGCCTGTCAATAGGATGAGATGCAGAGACGGAACATACCCCTGCAGAGAGGCGCCGAACGCTTGGATGGGCTGGGGTTCCATGCTTGAATAGATACGATTGAGAGTTTTTGGGGAGATTTTTGTTCCTTCGGGGTAGCTGGTTGCTGtgatatttatattcttttgtGACACAAAACGCTATTCTGTTACCGCGGTGTATAACTTTGATACTTCCCATGTTACAAGATAACATTATTTAATGGTAATAATGAAAAGTTTAAGTACATTAAATATTAGATTTGTGAGCAACAttggaggttgaagaagatagtCTTGCGACAAAGTTCTAGAAAGTCAACTCTAAGTGGTATGTTGCAGCGCATTTGTTGGTCTCTGGCCAAGCAAGCTTTCAAGTGAACAAAGTCAAATGGGACGGCATGTATGTACCAATATGATTGGGACTTTCACCACACGGTTCGAATCGAGTTGATTGTGACTTCGAAGTTCTCTATGGTAACCTAAGCTCTAAGCCACAGGCCTCAGCTGCAAATAGCATAGCTTTCTCACTGGCTTATACATCATGCAGCAATGCCTAACCCATCGCTACAGAACACGTGGTCCGATAATGATAAGATTCTACTTTCGAAGAATACAGTTCTTTTACTCTCTACTTGACCAATACGGTTGAGTTTGATAGGTATTAGCCACTACTGAGACATGAAGTCTACAAGTCACAGGCCTGTAACGATGTGCAGGGTTCAAGTTTCGGTGTGAGAACATACCCCAAGCTCCTTGGCGAGAAGGTTGTATCTTGTGACAATACAAGAGTAGACATTCTAGGGACATTGTTATAGGATCATCTCGACAAGAGAACCGGGTCAGGCGGAAGTCCATTCTTCATTTTGAATAACTTGTCATAAACCTGCGGATAATGTGTCATTCATAGTCCGTGGATTGAGCATAAAGTCCGTTACTGAAGTCACCAAAATCACAATACTTTTCAACATGCCAGGTCCATGCTGTCgtaatcctcctcttcacggTCCTTCATCCCGTCTACTGGCTTCCTCTGTGGACTCCAAACAAGAGGTGCGAAGCGACGATCCGTGATTGGGGTTCCAGCCGCTGCCTAACGCCATGGCCACTGACTGCCAACAAGGCGAAAACTTTATGCGAAATAGTGAGAGGTACTTGGATAAATCGGCAGATCATCACTTGGCAGCTGTGGTCGCCGCTTATCTGTAATTAAACGGGTGGAGCCCGATGTCCCGAGAGTAAGCTGCCAAGTATGGGGGCCAAGACTTCAGGAGAAGCCTTCCAGAATACTATGGTGTAAACTATTGTTAACTAATTCGTAGGATGCTTCTACTTACACGAGTAAAGGAAGGGAGGTAACGCCTCATCCTTCATATGCAAGGAGATTTGTAGGACATTGATAACCAACGATTCATGCTCGAAGTTTTACGAGGCTGGTCGGCAACCACTTGTATAACTACATGCTTACTTCTTCATTACTGCTGGATGTTTCAGCTCAAGCCTTTGAGATCATACCGCTTACTATTAATTTCGTCTTGACTGTCCGCGGCTGCTTACTGGCTGTTGATGTGGACATTGCTAGACTTGGCGAGCCGGGAAGATGCATGATAATATTTCGTCTTGTCTTGCATCGTGAGATATTCTTCTCAGCTTTAGCTATCCTGAGTCCTTGGCAGCTTATGGGGTTATCTTCACTCTATAGGACAGCTGAGCGGATCAGGAGGAGAATCCACTGCCGAATCATAAGTATAAAGACCAGAGCAGACCAGTTTTCGATAGCAAAATCACTCTCGATATCAATTACATTCATTTACTTACTCAACCTTTAAGTCTCTCAAGGCCATTCATCCAAGTCATTCACTATGCTCGTTAAAACCCTTCTCTCGTCCTCCCTTCTCCTGGCCGTCGCTCAAGCTGGCCCAACCGCTTCTAGCCATAGTCTCGCTAAGCGTGATGGTTTCCCAGTCTGCGACGACACTTCCAGGACCTATGAAGGTCCCTACACCGACGGCTCAGGAACCTACGTGACTTCCGACCGAATCACTCGTCCCTACAAATTCCCCAGAGTCCGCAAATGCTGGTACGACTACTTCGTCCTCGAGACCTCAAAGGAGTACACCCCATGGCAGAAGGCCTCCGGTAACATCTACTGCACCGGCACCCAAGTCTGCACTGCTACCAAGCTCGTCGGCAACGAGGTCTGCCAGGAACGTTCCGAAAGCGTCAGCGTCAGCGTTGGTGCTGAGATCGAGGGTTtcagccttggtcttgatttCACGACTACGGATACTGAGTCCAAGTGTGTTCAGGCTCAGGACTTGACGGCTTGTACTTGGGATGATGGCGCTTGTCATACTGTTTGGACCCAGCAGGAGGTCATGAGACAGAAGGGATATCGTCGACAGAGGTGTAACTGGGGTAATGGGGATGAGACTCAGTGCATGGATGATTGGGAGCAGACTACGCCTTCTGACTTCATTTCCTATGGCTGTGGATCCAAGTGCACTGATACAAACGATTGCGGTAACACCGATGGTAAGCCTTGCTCCAAGTAAGCTTTGAGCGAGAGTTCTGCGGGGGGTCTAGAGGGCagttttcctttcttctcattACCTTGGTGATGTGTTTTTAGTAGGTTCTGGGCATTTAATGGATTGATACATATGGTTAGCTAGCTGGAACATACATAGTACGCTTTCGAGCATTCAAATCTTGGACAGCGGCAAAATCTGAAGATCATCCCTACTCAAATCCCTCACGCTCTTCTTCCCAGCATTCGCAAGCATATTATCCATGTCCGCCAACAAACACTTCAAAACATGCTCGACACCCTCCTGTCCACCCGCCGCAAGGCCATACGCATAGGGTCTTCCAATACAAACGGCCTTTGCACCAAGGGCCAATGCCTTCAGTACATCTGAACCTGTTCGAACACCGCTGTCAAACATGATCGTGAGGTTTGAGTCTTTGACCTTCTTGTCAGCTGCGATATCCGCCAGTGCATCTAGTGAGGCTATAGCGCCGTCGAGTTGACGGCCGCCATGGTTGGAAACGATTATGCCGTCGATGCCGTGCTCAATGGCGAGATGGGCGTCCTCGACGGTCTGTATCCCCTTGAGAACAATTGGTCCGTCCCAGAGATCTTTCAAGATCTTTAGGTCACTCCACGAGCGATATGTACCGGAGTTGATCACATCAATCCAGGCTTTCGACTTGATCAAAGTCTTGGCATTGGCGAGAACTCGAGCCGCACCGTAGACAGTCCCGGGCCGTCTCATAATCGTCCAGAGCTCAGAAAGCTTCTCCGCAATACCCCTCGAGTCATTCTTCTGCATCTCATCAAACAACCTATTGAAAACAGGATCCGAAAAGCCAATCTGACAGCCCTGGCCCCAGATGAACGGCAAA harbors:
- a CDS encoding hypothetical protein (EggNog:ENOG41); translation: MEPQPIQAFGASLQGADQMKESEDKTVEIKDFDANIVEAMLRFVYFFDYDVHPNSRPTIFHAHVYQIGDKYGIGTLKKQAINKFERVVNEAEVDAGFARNLADTISIVYNTTPSGDRGLRDIVVKSSWTHFEYLISETSFKEVLGMNGDFSADLISLIRENWEKYCYCKCLLCKATFKLRIHSPGDQILDYQEPTPIFCPVCGCQPIPPDEKPNWLYYFKGDGDLDQGDGRDTQRMWDKFEESVTSRWNA
- a CDS encoding hypothetical protein (EggNog:ENOG41), whose translation is MADEVEPKRLSQPFSIPDPTSFSNFQRDIYQSFRPPLFSTNPTEWESLAKAKIPATNFGYVHGSASSAATAKANSEAFGRYRLKPRFLVDVTTRDVDVELFGTKYKSPLLVAPIGVQSILHPDAEEATARACHNAGVPMILSTAATRTIEEVASANADGDRWYQLYWPKPQFEEVTASLLARAKASGYKVLVVTLDTFSLGWRPTDLDTSYLPFIWGQGCQIGFSDPVFNRLFDEMQKNDSRGIAEKLSELWTIMRRPGTVYGAARVLANAKTLIKSKAWIDVINSGTYRSWSDLKILKDLWDGPIVLKGIQTVEDAHLAIEHGIDGIIVSNHGGRQLDGAIASLDALADIAADKKVKDSNLTIMFDSGVRTGSDVLKALALGAKAVCIGRPYAYGLAAGGQEGVEHVLKCLLADMDNMLANAGKKSVRDLSRDDLQILPLSKI
- a CDS encoding hypothetical protein (EggNog:ENOG41) → MGSATKLKACYACTNGKRKCDKAQPICGRCNDRDVECRYPPTKRKRLHSSASRAENGGESASRLSVGPPSLMQIPFSTPNNGLIDLNQWAASLSNWDALPAAEIPHDSPATSSETIPSQKDPVDFFLRPDAWAIRHIPFTTPSFPNSVCMNYVHGIHEFFTEWVTNSHSPFIHNQLYADAGLPPSIQDAFTCIILHNSKTSANETVIDELLVSKASALLKTYCPDLAGSEVTLNIREHLARTQALFVHLVIALFSSSIGARASAEQQIQTLLSWTRQLWEAALRDPDIGLPCEGGDRSAAAASANGIVLDSIFDGDPLPRKWRNWVLSESIRRIWLLATSTIGVYLTLKQKWAECHGGIYFTAHKNLWDAKSGFTWVAACRKADPLFICSLDCEGLFLSAKASDIDPMLINLFTIMWGVERVENWVARTCEPGEDVRVWRGTDLPMEKGRIAPS
- a CDS encoding hypothetical protein (EggNog:ENOG41), coding for MTKPQIIVKIPPSSDAEDKTLVSTLTDIVNTAYKKAESDIFVPSYQRTSTAEITKFLSNGQLAVAYLQPNDEPIGCVFIKLITPALGEFGMATIGGFCGR
- a CDS encoding hypothetical protein (EggNog:ENOG41), which produces MLVKTLLSSSLLLAVAQAGPTASSHSLAKRDGFPVCDDTSRTYEGPYTDGSGTYVTSDRITRPYKFPRVRKCWYDYFVLETSKEYTPWQKASGNIYCTGTQVCTATKLVGNEVCQERSESVSVSVGAEIEGFSLGLDFTTTDTESKCVQAQDLTACTWDDGACHTVWTQQEVMRQKGYRRQRCNWGNGDETQCMDDWEQTTPSDFISYGCGSKCTDTNDCGNTDGKPCSK
- a CDS encoding hypothetical protein (EggNog:ENOG41) is translated as MPSTAETRPEENPWENAEAPTHGSNLITKVHRESYEAISPTRPELSQAGHTVLVAGASTGIGFSIAESFAAASATRLIITGRRQDTLDKAAEKIKTKYPNVEVIPINNDFANENATREFWKKLGDEGVFVDVLVLSAAKMWLPNTILGLGYETFKDGLGVNLIAPYLWTSLFYKQREIDPSRKLVLVNLSSIAIHLTQLSVPIPLYSITKSAGTMMMQHIAMTVPSSEMQVISFEPGLHYTESFERFTDENSFKWDDIKLPGDFAVWAASEEAEFLHGRFVWAKWDVDELKIGPLRKKIESDASLFRVGVSGY
- a CDS encoding hypothetical protein (EggNog:ENOG41), whose protein sequence is MTSSGISKGHEAVDEKTHHVIPDSSSGEPQIKQHYNTVIRGESVLPSDDLNDNIVGYDGRLMGARTSLSSQQEKKLLRRIDWHLIPLLSVMYMVKSIDASNVSNARIMDRGTPRNIMTELNISADDYNFVTMAYYISWGIVLVCHAAVKNAAGLYTVRAFLGLFEAGLWPGMLLQLCYWYRPDEMASRIVLVTILGNFSAVVSGVLAFAFNGVHAQGLSGWKWLILTEGIFTILLGIFAYIFMPDSRWMSEEEKAFVQARLPINAPRAAEKDFDWKEFWNTLKDHKLWLFLLCWAFYTIGTTGLNFYQPTVIANLGFTYTMMWPWRVQTTDGATGSAFAIAFANSYGQIGGAVGSQLFNSRFAPRYTTSFGIAMGFIGMAIIMNVITWSFTWKVDVATRRLKRARDAAAKRNEAILDDVDIHAKT